From the genome of Candidatus Nitrosocosmicus oleophilus, one region includes:
- a CDS encoding sensor histidine kinase, whose product MDPISQVSILVIDKRFSIVAELRDDSKHTVAEAIGLATYSNSIPTVLTYTAIFDVIWKQTELYERLKIQDRMQKEFINAVAHDLRTPITPIIGLTTLVKDKLKDEKQIGLLDVVIDNGKRLQSLSENILALTMMEGNLFNISKETFDLNRVILEIIKDCRIKLEKLPKFDNQFKKKISFQLHGFDGKIMVKVDRHRISKVVYIIIDNAINFIIKEGLISIFVEQKIVEDGKNIVIVLIKDNWEGIHPDLNSRLFAKFACKSSYGIGLGLYISKEIIQRHNGTIWGKNNQDSRGATFSFKLPGI is encoded by the coding sequence ATGGATCCAATATCTCAAGTATCAATTTTGGTAATTGATAAAAGATTTTCGATAGTTGCAGAGTTGAGGGATGACTCCAAGCATACAGTAGCAGAAGCGATAGGACTGGCCACATATTCGAACAGTATCCCCACAGTATTAACATATACGGCAATATTTGACGTGATCTGGAAACAGACAGAGTTGTATGAACGACTAAAAATCCAAGATAGAATGCAAAAGGAATTCATTAATGCAGTTGCACATGACCTTAGGACTCCAATTACACCTATTATTGGCTTGACAACACTTGTTAAAGACAAACTGAAAGACGAGAAACAAATAGGACTACTTGACGTCGTAATAGATAATGGTAAAAGGCTACAATCATTGAGTGAAAACATCTTGGCCCTAACAATGATGGAGGGGAATTTGTTTAATATTTCAAAAGAGACATTTGATCTAAATCGTGTAATTTTGGAAATCATCAAAGACTGCAGGATTAAGCTAGAGAAATTACCAAAATTCGATAATCAATTCAAGAAAAAAATAAGTTTTCAATTGCATGGTTTTGATGGGAAGATAATGGTAAAGGTCGACAGACACCGAATTTCCAAAGTTGTTTATATTATAATAGACAATGCCATAAATTTTATCATAAAGGAAGGATTGATATCCATATTTGTCGAACAGAAAATAGTTGAGGATGGCAAAAATATTGTTATTGTACTTATAAAAGATAACTGGGAAGGCATACATCCCGATTTAAATTCAAGATTATTTGCCAAGTTCGCCTGCAAATCATCCTATGGAATAGGATTAGGACTATATATTTCTAAAGAGATTATTCAAAGGCATAATGGTACTATTTGGGGTAAAAATAATCAAGATAGTAGAGGCGCTACATTCTCATTCAAATTACCAGGAATATGA
- a CDS encoding MEDS domain-containing protein: MTINVYKPKKNDDISHAFSIYSNSQEKLDAGFQFLIEGLEKDESILFVTDDLSKEEIIERLKKICQFRFNISTLVNDGVITILSSTQWYFFGDMLETGKLSPSGGMTMSKNPSPMHNDTSMENEDNIEGSHFVLPMDSKKRFRAFYDMKPFFEKKYYEALINYESTQKGASNPTHTLCAYEIGLMQEISPEAFRTLVKNHTLINEMNYDALIDPSANMHVILLYDKQDDLDKAVSTYINEGLKRGQICIHASVSLANESYLENFSSQITNYQENIEKGNLIVIDLVPYYVNAMEGNLESFNKLKEEMIFRANQDINRKDKHIRLTADCATLLLKNKHFEECINLEDWWHEKPFDGSYVCPYPKSLLDRYPFNAFLSRLIHNHDVIIDSNGKLIHEYML, translated from the coding sequence TTGACAATTAATGTATATAAACCCAAAAAGAATGATGATATTTCACATGCATTTTCCATTTATTCTAATAGTCAAGAGAAATTGGATGCTGGTTTTCAATTTTTGATTGAGGGTTTGGAAAAAGATGAATCTATCTTGTTTGTAACAGATGACCTTTCTAAGGAAGAAATTATAGAAAGACTAAAAAAGATTTGTCAATTTCGATTCAATATCTCTACCTTAGTAAATGATGGGGTAATTACTATCTTGTCGAGTACCCAATGGTATTTTTTTGGTGACATGTTAGAAACGGGTAAGCTGTCGCCCTCTGGTGGGATGACAATGAGCAAAAATCCTTCTCCGATGCATAATGATACTAGTATGGAGAATGAAGATAATATTGAAGGTAGTCATTTTGTTTTACCAATGGACAGCAAAAAAAGATTTCGAGCTTTTTACGATATGAAACCGTTTTTTGAAAAGAAATATTACGAGGCGTTGATCAACTATGAATCAACACAAAAAGGTGCTTCCAATCCAACACATACTTTGTGTGCTTATGAAATAGGCTTGATGCAAGAGATAAGTCCAGAAGCTTTTAGAACGTTGGTAAAGAATCATACACTAATAAATGAAATGAACTATGACGCGTTGATTGACCCTAGCGCCAATATGCATGTCATTCTTTTATATGATAAACAAGATGATTTAGACAAGGCGGTTTCAACATACATTAACGAAGGCTTAAAACGAGGTCAGATATGTATCCACGCCTCTGTTAGTTTAGCAAATGAAAGCTATTTAGAAAACTTTTCATCACAGATTACAAATTATCAAGAAAACATCGAAAAAGGAAATCTTATTGTTATTGACTTGGTACCTTATTATGTTAATGCGATGGAAGGAAATTTAGAATCTTTTAATAAATTGAAAGAAGAAATGATTTTTAGAGCCAATCAAGACATAAACAGAAAGGACAAGCACATACGTTTAACCGCAGATTGTGCTACTCTGTTGCTTAAGAACAAGCATTTTGAGGAATGCATCAATCTGGAGGATTGGTGGCACGAAAAACCTTTTGACGGTTCATATGTGTGTCCATATCCAAAGTCATTACTTGATCGATATCCATTCAATGCTTTCCTTTCAAGACTCATTCATAATCATGATGTAATTATAGATAGCAATGGAAAATTGATTCACGAGTATATGTTATAA
- a CDS encoding multiubiquitin domain-containing protein yields MELTKVERENKVYVNDKAIVLDKNAITASELLELAGFSSLAYNIYLVLDRKRKKSKLLGENKKIKVETGMRFDATLKQT; encoded by the coding sequence ATGGAATTAACGAAAGTTGAGAGAGAAAACAAAGTGTATGTAAATGATAAAGCAATAGTTCTGGATAAGAATGCCATCACTGCATCTGAATTATTAGAATTAGCTGGATTTTCATCCCTTGCGTATAATATTTACTTGGTTTTGGATAGAAAGAGGAAGAAGAGCAAATTGTTGGGTGAAAATAAGAAAATTAAGGTTGAAACCGGAATGCGCTTTGATGCAACCTTAAAACAGACTTAG
- a CDS encoding class I SAM-dependent methyltransferase, giving the protein MNNSNQSIRKRWALGDYRSIGKVISPVSAKLVRLVNVKPVYSVLDVACGFGNTAITARRAGAKVTGIDITPELLAQAKEEESIAKVSGIDWREGNAESLPFEDESFDIVLSTFGHMFALNQKATAFEMQRVLKKGGRVGFATWSPELAWGRMYDTISKYIPTVQNNQSMTPPPPSPMQWGIPDKIQELLCDVKDIFFERDTVEYAILSPNHYWQEMATKSGSLIQLIQALEEENKMEKIELIRQDYLKTIEPYIHDNIVRLGYLLTMATKV; this is encoded by the coding sequence TTGAATAATTCAAACCAGAGCATCAGGAAAAGATGGGCCTTAGGTGATTACAGAAGTATTGGCAAAGTGATTTCTCCAGTCTCAGCTAAGTTAGTAAGACTTGTTAATGTTAAACCTGTATATTCTGTTTTAGATGTGGCGTGTGGATTCGGTAACACTGCAATAACTGCACGCAGAGCCGGTGCAAAGGTGACAGGTATAGACATTACACCTGAGCTTTTAGCTCAAGCAAAGGAGGAGGAGTCCATTGCAAAAGTCAGTGGGATTGATTGGAGAGAGGGTAACGCTGAAAGCCTTCCATTTGAAGATGAATCATTTGATATTGTATTGTCAACATTTGGTCACATGTTTGCATTAAACCAAAAGGCAACGGCATTCGAGATGCAAAGGGTTCTCAAGAAAGGTGGACGCGTAGGCTTTGCTACTTGGTCTCCAGAGCTTGCATGGGGAAGAATGTATGATACGATATCAAAGTATATACCCACTGTTCAAAATAACCAATCAATGACACCTCCTCCTCCGTCCCCTATGCAGTGGGGAATCCCGGACAAAATTCAAGAACTATTGTGTGATGTGAAGGATATATTTTTTGAAAGGGATACCGTTGAATATGCTATCCTTAGCCCAAATCACTACTGGCAGGAGATGGCAACAAAATCAGGCTCACTGATTCAACTAATTCAGGCACTTGAAGAGGAGAATAAAATGGAAAAAATAGAATTGATTAGACAAGACTATCTAAAAACCATAGAACCATACATACATGATAATATAGTGCGATTAGGTTATTTGCTAACAATGGCAACGAAGGTATAA